One genomic segment of Leptospira sp. WS92.C1 includes these proteins:
- a CDS encoding glutamyl-tRNA reductase, whose protein sequence is MWSTLRIYHSTQKERETMEIPGSYSWMTCMRTIWIADTRIHHEPSKHSIPLESYSGYEGYRFLLEVISGLHSRLLGETEVLAQFREKFKNPVLPSSAFGEYLAKLRDSLIQDSRSIRSRYLQNIGEQSYGGLANKYLKDSTHITLLGTGQLAEKILPWLKNREVTLVGRNETRLSKLADDFTVRIQLLSDWKPDDSAIVIAAPMELSSHLQNFIPKTIVVDFREIVLEKKWPDEVSYISFAAMLDSLRETEEKAIQIRERVQPALDELVEERELEAQQFIFGWEDLTCPAF, encoded by the coding sequence ATGTGGTCTACGCTCAGGATTTACCATTCTACTCAGAAAGAGAGAGAGACGATGGAAATTCCAGGTTCTTATTCCTGGATGACCTGTATGCGTACGATTTGGATTGCAGACACACGGATTCATCACGAACCTTCCAAACATTCTATACCATTGGAATCGTATTCCGGTTATGAAGGATATCGGTTTCTTCTTGAAGTGATCTCTGGTCTTCATTCCAGACTTTTGGGTGAAACCGAAGTGCTCGCGCAGTTTAGAGAGAAATTTAAAAATCCTGTGCTTCCCTCTTCCGCTTTCGGGGAATATCTGGCAAAACTCAGAGACAGTTTGATCCAAGACTCTCGGAGTATCCGCTCTCGTTATCTTCAAAATATAGGCGAACAATCCTACGGTGGTCTTGCGAATAAATATCTGAAAGATTCGACTCACATCACTTTGTTGGGCACGGGTCAGCTCGCTGAAAAAATTCTTCCCTGGTTGAAAAACCGAGAAGTGACTCTCGTGGGTAGAAATGAAACCCGTCTTTCCAAACTTGCCGACGATTTTACCGTAAGGATTCAATTGTTAAGCGACTGGAAACCCGATGATTCTGCAATTGTGATCGCGGCTCCTATGGAACTTTCTTCTCACTTGCAGAATTTTATTCCCAAAACGATCGTGGTCGACTTTCGAGAGATCGTCTTGGAAAAAAAATGGCCGGATGAAGTTTCTTATATTTCGTTTGCTGCGATGTTGGATTCTCTTCGTGAGACGGAAGAGAAAGCGATCCAGATTCGAGAAAGAGTTCAGCCCGCTCTGGATGAGCTGGTGGAGGAAAGAGAACTCGAAGCGCAGCAGTTCATTTTCGGTTGGGAAGATCTGACTTGTCCCGCGTTTTAA